TTGCGCCGGAGGCGGAGTGGCTCGGCTTTGTCGATGCGGATGGAGCCGTGCCTCCCGAAGAAGTAGCTCGGCTGACTGAGCTGACGGTGAGGGGGGAATTGCCGACCGATGCCCTTTTGGCCAGTCGGGTGAAGATGCTCGGTCGTCGGGTGGATCGCTCGATGAAGCGTCACGTTGTTGGACGCGTGTTTGCCACGCTCGCTTCCGCGGCGATCGGCTTGGAAGCCTACGATACCCAGTGTGGCCTCAAGCTCGTGCGGCGATCCGCATACCTTGCCGTGAGGTCGCGGCTCTCCGAGTGTCGGTTTGCCTTCGATGTCGATCTGCTGGCGCAGTTGGCGAAACAGGGGGTGCGGATGCGGGAAGTTCCGGTGGACTGGAGCGATGTGCCGGGCAGCAAGGTGTCATTGGTGCGGGACAGCTTTCAGATGGCGAATGCGGTCTGGCGCTTGCGTCGGACCATTCGTTAGTTCCGCCGGCAATCCTGCTTTTGCGGCTTGCGCCCGGGTAAACATCTGCAAAGTCTTATAGGTAAATGTTCTTGAGGAGCTGGCGCAAAAAACCCGTGCTGGGCGTGGGTCTGGGCGTGGGCGTCGGCCTGCTCGGCGCGGTCGCGCTCGCGGTGCGCTACGGGATGCAGCGCGCGACGCGTCAGCCGCTGCCCGACATCATTTCTCCGGCAATTTTTGCCACGCGACTCGCGCAGACAACGCACGGCGAGATCGTTTACCATACGTCCGGAGCGGGAGAGCCGCTGGTCTTCCTGCACGGCATTTATCCCGGGGGCTCTTCGTTCGAATGGTCGCGGGTGTATCCCTATTTCGCGCTGGGCTATCAGGTCGTGGCGCCTGATCTGGTGGGCTTCGGCGAATCCGAGCGGCCGCGGCAGGGGCTCGATGCCGACGACCATGTGCGGGCGCTGGCGGATTTGTCTTTCGCGGTGTTCGATGGCCGGCCGGCCACGATCGTCGCTTCGGGATTCGGCGCCGCGCTTGCGGTGAAGCTCGCCGTGCAGCACCCCGATCTCGTGCGTCGCCTCGTGCTGTATGCGCCGGTCGGGCTCGACGCCTCGCTGCGGCGCATGCCCTTTGGCCTGTCCACGCTTTCCCGCACGCCGGCGCTCAACAGTTTCGTCTACCGGAACTACTTCGCCCGCCGCCCGTTCATTCGGAGCTGGCTCACGCGCTTCGGTTACGGCGATCCGGAGCGCATTGGTGAGGATGTGACGGAAGTCCTCACGAGCTTCGCTGGCCAATACGGCGCCGAGTATGCGATGCTCGCCTTCCTGCGCGGCCGCCTGCTCTACGATATCAAGTCGCAGCTCCCGCGCCTGCTCCAGCCGGTGGGCGTGCTTTGGCCGGACCTGCCCGACCGCTTCCCGGTGGCGCAGCTCGAGCGTCTCGCGGCGGCGATTCCGAACTGCCATCCCACGCTCGCCGGTCGCACCGGCATGCTCGGCGCCCTCGAGGCGCCCGAGCTGATGCAGACCCTGCTTGACGAAGAACTCCAGCGCCCCGTTCGCCTCTCCGGCGCGGCGTAATGGCCTCGGCCATTGCAATTTCGTGCGGGCGCGCCCATATATTCGCGTTCTGCCGTGAACGTCTCTGATCTTCGGGAAATTCTCCAATACGTGCCTCGTTTCCGCGGGCGCATCTTCGTGGTCGCCGTCGATGGCGAGATTGCGGCCTCCGAGAATTTCCACAACGTCCTGCTCGACCTCGCCGTTCTCCGTTCGCTGAGCATTCGCACCGTCGTCGTGCATGGAGCGAGCTGGCAGATCGAGGAGCTTGCGCGCAGCCGCGGCGTTGCCCTCTCCAATGCCGACGGCACCGGCGTCGCCGATGAAGCCACGCTGCAGGTGAGCATCGATGCGGCCATCCGGCTCACGAACGAGATCATGGAAGGCCTGTCCGCCGTGGACCTGCGCGCCGCCTACCTGAACGCGATCATTGCCCATCCCGCCGGCATTCTCGGTGGCACCGACTTTCAATTCACCGGCAAGGTCGAGCGCGTCGACGCGAAGGCGCTGAAGCTCCTGCTCGAGGAAGGCATCGTGCCCGTGATCCCGCCGCTCGGCTTCGATGGTGAAGGCCGCACGTATCGCGTGAATTCCGACAGCATTGCCGTCGAGGTCGCCGAGGCGTTGCAGGCCGCGAAGATCATTTTCCTCGCGCCCGGGGTGACCTTTGCGAATACCGCCTGGCTGCCGCGCCTGCTCTCGATCAGTGAGGCCGAGGAGGTTCTGCGCAAGCACCGCAGTGACGCCGCGATCGGTCTCCAATCGAAGCTCGAGGCCAGCGCCCGCGCCTGCCGGCAGGGCGTGCCGCGTGCGCACCTGCTGAACGGCAGCATCAACGAGGCGCTCCTTACCGAGATCTTCAGCCACGAGGGCTTCGGCACGA
This genomic stretch from Chthoniobacterales bacterium harbors:
- a CDS encoding glycosyltransferase → MNLWLTIPCYRDAERLSHFLPRLCACLQELPGIGIQVVDDGSGAVEARRVEEAIRAVDDEKKILHPPLILEKNRGKGGAVYASWNVAPEAEWLGFVDADGAVPPEEVARLTELTVRGELPTDALLASRVKMLGRRVDRSMKRHVVGRVFATLASAAIGLEAYDTQCGLKLVRRSAYLAVRSRLSECRFAFDVDLLAQLAKQGVRMREVPVDWSDVPGSKVSLVRDSFQMANAVWRLRRTIR
- a CDS encoding alpha/beta hydrolase, encoding MFLRSWRKKPVLGVGLGVGVGLLGAVALAVRYGMQRATRQPLPDIISPAIFATRLAQTTHGEIVYHTSGAGEPLVFLHGIYPGGSSFEWSRVYPYFALGYQVVAPDLVGFGESERPRQGLDADDHVRALADLSFAVFDGRPATIVASGFGAALAVKLAVQHPDLVRRLVLYAPVGLDASLRRMPFGLSTLSRTPALNSFVYRNYFARRPFIRSWLTRFGYGDPERIGEDVTEVLTSFAGQYGAEYAMLAFLRGRLLYDIKSQLPRLLQPVGVLWPDLPDRFPVAQLERLAAAIPNCHPTLAGRTGMLGALEAPELMQTLLDEELQRPVRLSGAA
- the argA gene encoding amino-acid N-acetyltransferase — protein: MNVSDLREILQYVPRFRGRIFVVAVDGEIAASENFHNVLLDLAVLRSLSIRTVVVHGASWQIEELARSRGVALSNADGTGVADEATLQVSIDAAIRLTNEIMEGLSAVDLRAAYLNAIIAHPAGILGGTDFQFTGKVERVDAKALKLLLEEGIVPVIPPLGFDGEGRTYRVNSDSIAVEVAEALQAAKIIFLAPGVTFANTAWLPRLLSISEAEEVLRKHRSDAAIGLQSKLEASARACRQGVPRAHLLNGSINEALLTEIFSHEGFGTMVYSNEYQQVRRIFKKDVRSVMTLIRQSVQSEELVSRTRNDILAHIEDYWVLEVDRQPVACVALHVYAPEKAGELACLYVSKAHENQGYGRKLMAFVENLAKEKGLTRLFALSTQAFMFLQQKGGYAEAPAESLPAVRLERYMQSGRNSKVLVKTLGPTS